Proteins co-encoded in one Papaver somniferum cultivar HN1 chromosome 5, ASM357369v1, whole genome shotgun sequence genomic window:
- the LOC113283026 gene encoding chromosome transmission fidelity protein 18 homolog, whose translation MDDIPLPDELEWLESNSLLPEEEEEIYEEYEEELEVVVPQQNPSSSSRETGITSSLQSQISDNNENNKKRPWSNLKENPNNTNNNNVDYLDAKRNKVIPPPPPPSRQGGKVGGGAEIEMEEEDWLRYSPPPQPPSPVKAAVQEKFVYRFASEIDGNCIPVTGPSGDRVYTKIISYQQNEMLNNDLKRLTTRTKGLISVPVTVLMERLEQDALSKALQDSSGSSTNLIDSPSSVVTEQLWVNKYAPNSFTDLLSDEQTNREVLLWLKQWDSCVFGSEIRSTTDDVLTALRRHSTLAHHQKLSGTNPNGKNRTPYSTNKSYKRPDSSYGEEQNIKSIQESWNNRLTVTSPPDHKVLLLCGPPGLGKTTLAHVAAKHCGYRVVEINASDDRSSSSIEAKILDVVQMNSVMADAKPKCLIIDEIDGALGEGKGAVEVIMKMIAAEKKYEAGKENVAQKEQHGKVSSKRGKKSATLSRPVICICNDLFAPALRPLRQVAKVHMFVKPTVNRVVSRLKYICNMEGFRTSSTALTALAAHTECDIRSCLNTLQFLNKKKEILNAADISSQVGHKDMSKSVFDVWREVFHKRKPKGELKPMASAVSSDFDFLHSLITNCGDYDLTMDGIHENILQLHYHDPMMQKTVKCINTLGVSDHLHQYIMRTQQMSLLAYQPSSAISIGRVIAQIQKPNIEWPKSSQRYRLLIEKKDLLKCWCSKIPPSISRHLSAESFVGDAVSLLLYILSPPTLRPVALHLLSEREKNDMSQLVNTMVSFSISYKNMNPQTPANTPRYGAALDAPTLSLDPPIGNFINFKDYVSDHFGLSLAVKQLLVHEVEKQKILSGSINSRSDHSNDGESNTIEGDGKALSTKVKNKTSNGVQSTEVPKGQLTPGHQCDEENINIARNMTPSTSGSNTSVAAGNIEVKASLSVAKKKHCGASSFFDRLRKGGGKNSVNAGNALQKSATIERDSRPLIFKFNEGFTNAVKKPVRISELL comes from the exons ATGGATGATATTCCTCTTCCAGATGAACTCGAATGGCTGGAATCTAACAGTCTActacccgaagaagaagaagaaatatacgAAGAATACGAAGAAGAATTAGAGGTTGTTGTTCCTCAACAAAATCCATCGTCTTCATCTCGAGAAACTGGTATTACATCTTCATTGCAGAGCCAGATCAGCGACAATAACGAGAACAATAAGAAGAGACCATGGTCAAATTTgaaggaaaaccctaataatactaataataataatgttgATTATTTGGATGCGAAGCGGAATAAAGTCatccctcctcctcctcctcccagTAGACAAGGGGGAAAGGTTGGTGGAGGTGCTGAGATTGAGATGGAGGAGGAGGATTGGCTTCGTTATTCACCGCCTCCGCAGCCACCATCACCAGTGAAAGCGGCAGTACAGGAGAAATTTGTTTATCGATTCGCCTCAGAAATTGATGGGAATTGCATTCCGGTTACAGGACCTAGTGGGGATCGTGTTTATACCAAGATTATTTCGTACCAACAGAATGAAATGCTCAACAATGATCTCAAAAGATTAACTACCAGGACCAAAG GTCTAATTTCAGTCCCTGTTACTGTTCTTATGGAAAGACTGGAACAAGATGCTCTATCAAAG GCTTTGCAGGACTCATCTGGATCATCCACTAATTTGATCGATAGCCCAAGTTCAGTGGTCACTGAACAGCTTTGGGTGAATAAATACGCTCCAAATTCATTTACAGATCTTTTGAGCGATGAACAGACAAATCGTGAG GTCCTCTTATGGTTGAAACAGTGGGATTCTTGCGTATTTGGATCTGAAATTAGGAGTACAACAGATGATGTTTTGACTGCTTTGAGACGGCATTCAACACTTGCTCACCACCAAAAGCTCTCTGGTACCAATCCAAATGGAAAGAACAGAACACCATATTCGACCAACAAATCTTACAAACGTCCAGACAGTTCGTATGGAGAAGAACAAAACATAAAAAGCATCCAAGAGTCGTGGAACAATAGGTTAACAGTTACTAGTCCGCCAGATCATAAG GTTTTGTTGCTCTGTGGTCCACCAGGGCTTGGAAAGACGACTCTTGCACATGTAGCTGCTAAGCATTGTGGTTACCGCGTTGTGGAG ATAAATGCCAGTGATGATAGGTCATCATCATCGATTGAAGCGAAAATTCTTGATGTTGTGCAAATGAATTCCGTCATGGCTGATGCAAAGCCTAAGTGCCTG ATAATTGACGAGATTGATGGAGCTCTTGGTGAAGGAAAGGGTGCTGTGGAGGTGATTATGAAAATG ATTGCTGCTGAAAAAAAGTACGAAGCTGGAaaagaaaatgttgctcaaaagGAGCAACATGGGAAGGTTTCatcaaaaagaggaaaaaaatctGCAACATTATCAAGGCCT GTTATATGCATATGCAATGATCTTTTTGCGCCAGCACTGCGGCCACTGCGACAAGTGGCAAA GGTGCATATGTTTGTTAAGCCAACAGTCAATCGTGTGGTGAGCAG GCTAAAGTATATCTGCAATATGGAAGGATTCAGGACAAGTTCTACCGCACTTACTGCACTTGCTGCGCATACCG AATGTGACATACGATCATGCCTGAATACGCTTCAATTTCTtaacaagaagaaagaaatccTTAATGCG GCAGATATCAGCTCGCAAGTTGGTCACAAGGACATGTCGAAAAGCGTGTTTGATGTTTGGAGAGAG GTCTTCCACAAGAGAAAACCAAAAGGAGAACTGAAGCCCATGGCCAGTGCTGTCTCTAGTGATTTTGACTTTCTGCACTCCCTCATAACTAACTG TGGCGACTATGATTTGACAATGGATGGTATTCATGAGAACATTTTGCAGCTCCACTATCATGATCCCATGATGCAAAAAACA GTCAAATGCATAAACACGCTTGGAGTTTCTGATCATTTGCATCAGTATATCATGCGAACTCAACAGATGTCACTTCTTG CTTATCAACCTTCTTCCGCGATATCTATTGGCCGTGTGATTGCCCAGATACAAAAGCCAAATATTGAATGGCCAAAGTCTTCGCAAAG ATATCGTTTGCTTATAGAAAAGAAAGACCTTTTAAAGTGCTGGTGCAGCAAAATACCGCCATCGATTTCAAGGCATTTGTCAGCTGAATCTTTTGTGGGAGATGCTGTGTCTCTGTTGTTGTATATTCTGTCCCCACCTACTTTACGACCT GTTGCATTGCACTTGCTATCTGAAAGAGAAAAGAATGATATGTCTCAGTTAGTCAATACTATGGTGTCGTTTTCCATATCATATAAGAATATGAATCCACAAACACCAGCAAATACGCCGAGATATGGAGCAGCTTTAGATGCACCAACACTTTCGTTGGATCCCCCAATTGGAAACTTTATTAACTTCAAG GACTATGTATCTGACCATTTCGGACTCTCTTTAGCTGTGAAGCAGCTTTTGGTGCACGAG GTtgaaaagcaaaagattctatCTGGAAGTATCAACTCTAGATCTGATCATTCAAATGATGGGGAAAGTAACACCATAGAAGGTGATGGCAAAGCCTTGTCCACTAAAGTAAAAAACAAGACTTCAAATGGGGTGCAGAGCACAGAAGTTCCAAAAGGCCAGTTGACTCCAGGGCATCAATGCGATGAAGAGAATATTAACATCGCTAGAAACATGACACCATCAACATCAGGTTCCAATACAAGTGTAGCAGCTGGGAACATTGAAGTTAAGGCCTCTCTGAGTGTTGCGAAAAAGAAACATTGTGGCGCCTCTAGCTTCTTTGACAG GTTGAGGAAAGGTGGCGGCAAAAATTCGGTAAATGCTGGGAATGCCTTACAGAAGTCGGCTACCATAGAGAGAGATTCCCGCCCTTTAATATTTAAGTTCAATGAG GGATTTACAAATGCAGTAAAAAAGCCTGTAAGAATTTCTGAATTGCtttga
- the LOC113283027 gene encoding scarecrow-like protein 14 has protein sequence MDQTHHRFNTSGHSSGSSSTDTSSSSNVSQEEEFDFSDAVLNYISQMLMEENNEDKIFMSQKDYLALQSAEKPFYDILGEKYPIDCNPVGQIENFTHYNGSENAVETSWIGGLNAYESLFNTENVPSHFTFRGEAAPRLSYNNPPNNFISVVEGLGESGVGKVQVPDVHSDSEPIWQFRKGVEEANKFLPDDNNLIINLERNRFFYGRRNKEASEARDSVVHLEKDVLQNSPYWSREKKNVHREDVDLEGKSSKQLAAVQKAMFDMVLISNDENAEKADSILRESLKIQRSKNLHRNDGRLSRGKKQSGKRDLDTLLIQCAEAVAAGNHRTASEHLNQLRQHSSPYGDASQRLAHYFADGLEARLAGSGSQIYSTLQHEMPSVPEMLKAYQLFMVALPFLTISNFFANQTIGYLAESVASLHIIDFGILYGFQWPCLIRRLSKRKGGLPKLRITGIELPLPGLRPAERVEETGRRLRDYAKELNVPFEYHGIAQKWETIRLEDLKINKGELLIANCINQGKNLPDESVIMDSPRDSVLKLIRKMNPNIFIHGVVNGTYNSPFFISRFRDALFHFSSIFDVLETVVPRENSERINIERYLFGKEAFNIIACEGSERIERPETYKQWQSRNIKAGFMQLPLNTHIMKKAKEQAISDYHKDFVIDEDSRWLLLGWKGKIMFAVSSWRPM, from the coding sequence ATGGATCAAACCCATCATAGATTTAATACCAGTGGTCATAGTAGTGGTAGTAGTAGTACTGatacatcatcatcttcaaatgTAAGCCAAGAGGAGGAATTTGATTTTTCTGATGCGGTTCTCAACTACATAAGCCAGATGCTTATGGAAGAGAACAATGAAGACAAAATTTTCATGTCCCAGAAAGACTACTTAGCTCTTCAATCTGCAGAAAAACCCTTTTATGATATCCTCGGCGAGAAGTATCCCATTGATTGTAACCCTGTAGGTCAAATTGAGAACTTCACTCATTACAATGGTAGTGAAAATGCAGTTGAAACTAGTTGGATAGGTGGTCTGAATGCCTATGAATCTTTGTTCAATACCGAAAATGTTCCTAGTCATTTTACTTTTCGGGGAGAGGCGGCTCCTCGATTGTCTTACAACAACCCACCAAACAATTTCATTTCTGTTGTAGAAGGATTAGGGGAGTCGGGGGTGGGTAAGGTTCAGGTTCCAGATGTGCATTCAGACAGTGAACCCATTTGGCAGTTCAGAAAAGGTGTCGAAGAAGCAAATAAATTTCTTCCAGATGATAATAACCTGATTATTAACCTAGAGCGCAACAGATTCTTTTATGGTAGAAGAAATAAAGAAGCTAGTGAAGCCAGGGATTCTGTCGTTCACTTGGAGAAGGATGTGCTACAGAATTCACCATACTGgtcaagagaaaagaaaaatgtgCACAGGGAAGATGTAGATTTAGAAGGGAAGAGCAGTAAGCAATTGGCTGCAGTACAGAAAGCAATGTTTGATATGGTGTTGATTAGTAATGATGAAAATGCGGAGAAGGCGGATTCAATTCTCCGCGAATCATTGAAAATTCAAAGAAGCAAGAACTTGCACCGAAATGATGGAAGACTGTCCCGTGGGAAGAAACAGTCCGGCAAAAGGGACCTGGATACCTTACTTATCCAATGTGCCGAAGCTGTTGCTGCTGGTAATCATAGGACTGCCAGCGAACATTTGAATCAGCTTAGACAACATTCTTCCCCTTATGGAGATGCTTCACAGAGGTTAGCTCATTACTTTGCTGATGGTCTTGAGGCACGTTTGGCTGGATCCGGGAGCCAGATTTACTCAACTCTCCAGCACGAGATGCCATCAGTTCCTGAAATGCTGAAAGCTTATCAGCTCTTTATGGTTGCACTCCCCTTCCTGACGATATCGAATTTCTTTGCTAACCAAACAATTGGTTATCTGGCTGAAAGTGTTGCTTCGCTCCACATTATAGATTTCGGCATACTTTATGGATTCCAATGGCCCTGCCTTATCCGACGCCTTTCGAAGAGAAAGGGTGGTCTTCCTAAACTCAGGATTACAGGGATAGAATTACCCTTACCTGGTCTCCGTCCAGCTGAAAGGGTTGAAGAAACAGGTCGTCGTCTAAGAGATTATGCCAAAGAACTCAATGTCCCATTCGAGTACCATGGCATTGCTCAGAAATGGGAAACCATTCGACTGGAGGATCTCAAGATTAATAAAGGTGAGCTTCTTATTGCCAACTGTATCAATCAAGGTAAGAACTTACCTGATGAGAGTGTGATAATGGACAGTCCAAGGGATTCTGTTCTGAAGCTGATAAGGAAGATGAATCCTAATATTTTCATCCACGGGGTTGTGAATGGTACCTATAATTCCCCATTCTTTATTTCTCGGTTCCGGGATGCTCTCTTTCACTTTTCTTCCATCTTTGATGTGCTTGAAACAGTTGTCCCCCGTGAAAATTCAGAGAGGATAAACATTGAAAGGTATTTGTTTGGGAAGGAGGCTTTCAACATCATAGCATGCGAGGGATCAGAGAGGATTGAGAGGCCAGAGACTTATAAGCAGTGGCAGTCAAGGAATATAAAGGCTGGATTCATGCAACTCCCACTGAATACGCACATCATGAAGAAGGCAAAAGAGCAAGCAATATCAGACTACCATAAGGATTTTGTTATAGATGAAGATAGCCGGTGGCTGCTTCTTGGATGGAAGGGGAAAATTATGTTTGCGGTTTCTTCTTGGAGGCCAATGTAA